From the genome of Methylocystis echinoides:
GCCTTCAACGACATCGGCCTCGACGAGCTCAAGGCCGGGCTTGCAAATGGCTCGATCCTCCTCGTCGACGTTCGGGAGGCGGACGAATTCGCGGCCGGCCATATCGCCGGGGCTTTGTTCAATCCGCTGTCGCGGTTCAACCCCGCCGCCCTGCCGGTCGTCGGCGACGGGCAGAAGGTCGTGATCTATTGCCGCTCCGGGCGCCGGTCGGTGACGGCCATGGAGCAGGCCCGGCTCGCCGGGCGGCGCGACGCCAACACTCATTTCGGCGGCGGCATTCTCGCCTGGCTCAACGCCGGCGAACCGGTCGTGCAGGGCATGTGATCGGACAGGCGATCAGCCCCAGAGCGCCGGCGGCGGCGGCGTCAACGTCGAGCCCTCGTAGACCAGGCCCGGCTCCCGATCCCTGGCGAGCAGCAGCGGGCCGTCGAGGTCGACGAAGGCGGCCATCTGGCCGATGAGAACGGCCGGCGCCATGGCGAGCGACGTGCCCACCATGCAGCCCGCCATGATCTCGAACCCCATTTTCTGCGCCGCCTGCGCCATGGCCAACGCCTCGGTCAGCCCGCCGGTCTTATCAAGCTTGACGTTCACGGCGTCATAGCGGCCGCGCAGGGCGTCGAGCGAGGCGACGTCATGGGCGCTCTCGTCGGCGCAGATCGGGATCGGGCGGGCGATCCGGGCGAGCATGTCGTCCTGCCCGGCGGGCAGGGGCTGCTCCACGAGCGCGACGCCGTGGCGCGCGCAGGCCTGGAGCTGGCTGACGAGCGTTTCTTCGGTCCAGGCCTCATTGGCGTCGACGATCAGCCGCGCATGCGGCGCGCCGGCGCGCACGGCGGCAAGGCGGGCGTCGTCGCCTTCTCCGGCGAGCTTTACTTTCAGGAGCGGACGATCGGCCGCCTTCATCGCGGCAGCGCGCATGTCGTCGGGCGACCCGACCGACAGCGTGTAAGCCGTCGTGAGCGGGACAAGCCGTGCGAAGCCCGCCGTTTGATGGGCGCGCCTGCCGGTCATTTTGGCCTCGAGGTCCCACAGGGCGCAGTCGAGGGCGTTGCGCGCCGCGCCCGGCGCCAGGAGACGCTGCAAAGCTACCCGTCCCGCGCCCGATTCGATCTGGCCGCGCACGCGCTCAATCTGGGCCGTCACGCTTTCGACGCTTTCGCCGTATCGTGAATAGGGCACGCATTCGCCGCATCCGACCGCGTCGCCGGCGCGCAGGCGGGCGACGACGACCGTCGCCTC
Proteins encoded in this window:
- the dgcA gene encoding N-acetyl-D-Glu racemase DgcA; amino-acid sequence: MRIELEAAVEAFPIAGRFVISRGAKTEATVVVARLRAGDAVGCGECVPYSRYGESVESVTAQIERVRGQIESGAGRVALQRLLAPGAARNALDCALWDLEAKMTGRRAHQTAGFARLVPLTTAYTLSVGSPDDMRAAAMKAADRPLLKVKLAGEGDDARLAAVRAGAPHARLIVDANEAWTEETLVSQLQACARHGVALVEQPLPAGQDDMLARIARPIPICADESAHDVASLDALRGRYDAVNVKLDKTGGLTEALAMAQAAQKMGFEIMAGCMVGTSLAMAPAVLIGQMAAFVDLDGPLLLARDREPGLVYEGSTLTPPPPALWG
- a CDS encoding rhodanese-like domain-containing protein, which codes for MNASAFNDIGLDELKAGLANGSILLVDVREADEFAAGHIAGALFNPLSRFNPAALPVVGDGQKVVIYCRSGRRSVTAMEQARLAGRRDANTHFGGGILAWLNAGEPVVQGM